The Naumovozyma dairenensis CBS 421 chromosome 1, complete genome genomic interval taaaaatgataagCTGTTGAATACGTATCAGATTTAATCAGTTTTCACCGACTTTGTTGACGGTTTATTATATCCGAAGATCTTTTGGATAAGATAGAACATTGCCAATATTATACACAGTAACGTCATATATTCTACTTTGAAATAGTCATTGATGTTTGCACTAGCAATTTGGACTGTTAACTTGGTAGAATTTAGgttataaaataaagtatTCTCCGTAAAATAGCTCTCCGGCCCCAAACTTTTGCTATAAAATGGGTTATTTGCTATTCTATTCGAGATTGTATCGCATGCCTTTACTATCTTCGGATAGAAGTCGATGCCAGTTTGGATATAACTATTTGTAGGTTCCAGGTATCTCGAATGTAGAGtgatttcattcaattggCCAGGttctaatttgaaaagtGTCTCCGATCCCCAAGGTCCATCTCGAAGTTTGTAGGCAGGTAATTCTAGGTCAGCCTGtccaaatacaaatactgGTGAGGACTGGAATTTGTCTACAAATATCTCCACTGGTAATTGAGAATAAAAGTAATATTCGCAGTCATTTGTTGCTGGACAGCTAGATAAATCTACCGTTATTTTAGGATGTATCCCAATTGGTTTAGCCAACTCTATTGATACGTTTGAAGATTGGTCAAATGGATcgttatatataaatgcaGGGTTGTAAAACAATGTTGTTTTCAAACAGCTTTCTATTGAATTATCAATAGCATCCTCTAACCAGTTGCACCTTAACCCGCTTAAGTTAACATCTTCGTTATCACTGCTATCTACGTAAAAAATCCCAATCTCAGCTAAGTTGACATGATTTTCTTTGGTAAACGACAAGGTAGtattgtttttcaaaatagaaTACTCTACGATATGCACTTCTGAATCAAAGATTGAAATATCGTATTGGCAGTTTTCGGGATCCCATGTTATAAACGCTAAATCAACATTTGATGGGAAATATTGATCGATTTCGAAGGTGTCAGAATGAATTACATCGAACTTGGGAGTTATAACTGCGTTGGCAGCCGGATTAGCAGATTTATCGTAGACATTAAAGCCAACATTCAAATCTGGTTCAATAACCGTACTTTTACGACTTTGTATGATACCGTTCTTCCACGTAATCCTCCTTATCAAGTCAGGATCACGTGGAGATTCATCAATACTGTAATCTAGTATCCATCTCTTCTGAACTACAACATCTTTAACACATGCTTTAACGTCTACATGAGTATCATTGTGCGTGGAGCATTTCCCAATATCCTCTGCTGTTGGGAATAATACAGCGACTCTCTCTTTAAGCATACGTTGTGGGATGCAATAAGCCAAAGCGGTATATTTTGACTTCACTAGCCTACCCAATGTCAAAGCTCTATAGCAATAAgtaatttgataatatatatctcATTGCCTTTCtgttgatatatatatatatatatgtatatcCTAATCCATTAACATGTGGTACTTAGTGTTCCTGAAAGGGAAAAACGTTCAAAAGGCCGCAAGAAAGATTTTTAAGTTGGAAAAGAAGAACGTTAAACGGAGGACAGGTTTCATCCATCGATATATCCTAGAAGAGCTTCATCAATCACAGCTTTGTTCTGCCTATTGTATTCGACGTGTGGTAAGGTAGTTAACAAACTAAGACTTTTGCTTAATTTTGGTGAAGGACTTTTTTACCAGACTATACCAACAACGTTCTCCTTGGTATACTCTATTGGAAAGtctaaaaatataaaaaaaaaattatagcACCTATCTCTGGAAACAGATCCATTCCTTATTAAGTTGTTTCGTTATTACTAATTAGAACCAACATATCTCAACTGGAGAGCCTCTAATATTAATTCCAACTATCTACCATTCGCTATTGTATTTGAGAAGGCTGTTTACCATCTTTCATTTTAATTACCAAAATACAACACAACAAAccttgaaaaaataatagatcTTTTATTTAGAATGACAGATTCGCAACATTTGCAAGTAAGTCCCATGGCTCCAAATTTAGCAACTCCATCCAAGAGGGGACATCGACATAAAAGATCGTTTGCTATTTCAGGCGATTTTGAATTCCTAAAACAGCCTCAAACTGTACCACGGTTACATACTGAAGAGCTAGAAGTACCATTTCTAGAAGCAcctaataatatatttaatccACATATTAATTTAcatgataataatgcaACATTGTTGCCACCACAACAAGACTTCTTGAACCTCACACCTAGGAAAAATACTACAAATACCGCTAGTCCTCGGTTCTTTGTGAGTCAAGAACCACAATTTTCATCTCCAATTAAAGGTGTTCCAGATGCAATTATAAATTTAGATGATGCTTTGAAAACCAGACCAAGATCTTTCAAGTCTCATCGTAGAACAGAGTCAGCACCAGCTGATTTGGAAGTCATATTACCAATGAGACCATTATCAACTCCCAATTTAagaattgatgaagaagaagtggATGACGATGATAGCAGTGagaaagatgatgaaggtgatgatgatggcAACAAGGAATCGAGGAAGGACATACAAGCAGGACTTTTATCACCACTTCGACCTAAAAATCCATATAATTTACGTTCCTCAAGTGGTAAAGATGGTAATAGTAATCGTAACTCACCGTTGATTAGCTACAATGAATCGCCGacgaagaaaaaaacattATCGCATAATAAAACAGAGCAAAATggtgatgataatgatagtAATGGTACAAATGGTAACGAAGCCAATGATAGCAATAATACTGCTAATAATATTAGCGCCAACACTACTAATAATGGTCGAACaaacattaataataaattcaatactTTAAAGATACAAAGACAAAAGGAAAGATATTTCCATTATACCAATCAATTTCCTATTAGTAAGCCTCCCATAGTACAAGCACAGACATTAAGTGAGAAAAAATCATCTGCGTCTCTAACATCATccaatatttcaaaaacacCAGGATCATACGCTTACACTCCATCGAAACAATTATCTACTCCTGGAACAccattttccatttctaaTAAAGATACGTTGCCAAGCCTGAGGAACGAGGGTTTGAGGTGTGAAGATAGTAAAAGACGTCCAATAAGTCCTGTAAACCGTCATCACCAGGAACATCAATTATTTTCACCGCAAAGGCTGCATCCTTCATATGGCTCATCGACAGCAAAAAGGCGTGGTAGTAGTGGTAGCAATGTTATATATTCATcctttaaatttgaaagtaGAGAATATGATATACCCTATGAAAAAGATCTGCAGAAATCAACTGCGCCAgctaataaaaaaaacataaATGACACCGTAAACACAATGTACTCATCTCCATGTTCATCCTCGATCACAACTATTGGTATAGTGTCCGATGATAGTGATGTCGGTAAGCATCAAACGAATCATAACATACAATTCCATCCTACCAACAATATTGAGGGACATGTTGAAATAAGTGTAGACAAAGGTACAGCATATGCATATCCGCTGTCGAAAGATATTCTCCTGGGAGAACCCGGTGACAAAGTAGA includes:
- the PBN1 gene encoding Pbn1p (similar to Saccharomyces cerevisiae PBN1 (YCL052C); ancestral locus Anc_1.14) translates to MLKERVAVLFPTAEDIGKCSTHNDTHVDVKACVKDVVVQKRWILDYSIDESPRDPDLIRRITWKNGIIQSRKSTVIEPDLNVGFNVYDKSANPAANAVITPKFDVIHSDTFEIDQYFPSNVDLAFITWDPENCQYDISIFDSEVHIVEYSILKNNTTLSFTKENHVNLAEIGIFYVDSSDNEDVNLSGLRCNWLEDAIDNSIESCLKTTLFYNPAFIYNDPFDQSSNVSIELAKPIGIHPKITVDLSSCPATNDCEYYFYSQLPVEIFVDKFQSSPVFVFGQADLELPAYKLRDGPWGSETLFKLEPGQLNEITLHSRYLEPTNSYIQTGIDFYPKIVKACDTISNRIANNPFYSKSLGPESYFTENTLFYNLNSTKLTVQIASANINDYFKVEYMTLLCIILAMFYLIQKIFGYNKPSTKSVKTD
- the LRE1 gene encoding Lre1p (similar to Saccharomyces cerevisiae LRE1 (YCL051W) and HLR1 (YDR528W); ancestral locus Anc_1.15), encoding MTDSQHLQVSPMAPNLATPSKRGHRHKRSFAISGDFEFLKQPQTVPRLHTEELEVPFLEAPNNIFNPHINLHDNNATLLPPQQDFLNLTPRKNTTNTASPRFFVSQEPQFSSPIKGVPDAIINLDDALKTRPRSFKSHRRTESAPADLEVILPMRPLSTPNLRIDEEEVDDDDSSEKDDEGDDDGNKESRKDIQAGLLSPLRPKNPYNLRSSSGKDGNSNRNSPLISYNESPTKKKTLSHNKTEQNGDDNDSNGTNGNEANDSNNTANNISANTTNNGRTNINNKFNTLKIQRQKERYFHYTNQFPISKPPIVQAQTLSEKKSSASLTSSNISKTPGSYAYTPSKQLSTPGTPFSISNKDTLPSLRNEGLRCEDSKRRPISPVNRHHQEHQLFSPQRLHPSYGSSTAKRRGSSGSNVIYSSFKFESREYDIPYEKDLQKSTAPANKKNINDTVNTMYSSPCSSSITTIGIVSDDSDVGKHQTNHNIQFHPTNNIEGHVEISVDKGTAYAYPLSKDILLGEPGDKVDLTLMDANSKTLVKGLNEFSFEEDGKSHCELGGNNRCIEDDKSKGNFTKEGRLNNVTKEQLRSVSDSTLETKNQKNKNKRKSRLSTFMSFFSK